The genomic region aaccctgaaccctaaaccctgaaccctgaaccctgaaccctaaaccctgaaccctgaaccctaaaccctgaaccctgaaccctgaaccctgaaccctgaaccctaaaccctgaaccctgaaccctgaaccctgaaccctaaacctaaaccctaaaccctaaccctaaaccctgaaccctgaaccctaaaccctgaaccctgaaccctgaaccctgaaccctgaaccctaaaccctgaaccctgaaccctgaaccctgaaccctaaaccctgaaccctgaaccctaaaccctgaaccctgaaccctgaaccctgaaccctgaaccctaaaccctaaaccctgaaccctaaaccctaaaccctgaatacaaatgaattaataacaaattttcgtaataaacaaactatattaaaagacaaattaaatcaaaatattaaaaccATAAAAGAAACTAATTCAATAgataaattttatacaGACAagtttgaaaatatattaacagATAAAAAGACagaattagaaaaaaagtTCACAGAAATGTCTTTAAATAATCACGAATCAAATAACAACGAATtgataacatattttaatgatttaaaaGCAAATttaggaaaaaataaagaaaacatgttatataaacaattcaatgaaaaagaaaaagctGTTGATGatattaagaaaaaaaatgtagatataaataaaattgtttcaaatattgaaataacaatttatacatccatttataatattaatgaagaaacagaaaatgaaattggaaaaaatatagaattaCTAAATACTCAAGTACTTGAAAAGGTAAAAGCAAACGTAACCAATTTGAATGAAATAAaggaaaaattaaaaaattatgattttCATGATTTTGGGAAAGaggaaaatattaaatatccTGAtgaaattaacaaaattaaaaatgatattgaTACCTTAGACCAAAAAATCGATAAAAGTATAGAGACATTGAcggaaataaaaaaaaattcagaGAGCCATGTTGACGAAATAAAAGGGCAAAtagataaattaaaaaaagtaacaaataaaacaatatataacGAGGATCCAAAggaaattgaaaaaaaaatagaaaatatagtagcaaaaatagacaaaaaaaaaaatatatataaggcaataaataaattattaaatgaaatatcagaaatagaaaatgataaaacttcgttagaaaaattaaaagatataaatttatcatatGGACAAAGTTTAGGAAACCTGTTTTTGGAACAAATTGATGAAGAAAGGAAAAAGGCTGAACATACGATAAAAGCAATGGAAGCATATATAGATGATcttgataatataaaaaaagaatcacaaaaaatagaaaaagaaatgaaGATAAAAATGGGCATAAATAAGGAAATGGAAGCACTTAAAATATCACATGATGACGACAAAAATTATCACACTATTAGTAAGAATCATGAAAAAAGTATTTCTGATATCCATAAAaattctttaaaaataatacaagaATTTTCTAAGGAATCAAATATAgatgatattaaaaaggagttacaaaaaaatgttttagaatcccaaaataataatactgaTATTAATCAATATTTAAGAAAAGTTGagaacatatataatatcttaaaattaaataaaattaaaaagatTATTGATAAAGTAAAAGAATATACTAAtgaaattgataaaaataataaaagcataaataatgaattaagtaattcagaaaaaataattaaaaaaatcgaaGAAAATTCAAGTTTAAAAGAATGTCAATCGAAAATAGAGTCAACCATAGATGATAAAGATATTGATGGGTGTATAAAGAATATTACAGATTTAAaaacttatattttaaacgAAGAAAATAACATCAACacttattttaaaaatgccGAAgagtataataaaaatgtattattaaactttaataatatagaaatgGCGGATACTAAAtcacaatatatattaaacattaaaaaaaataatggcACTAATAGCAATGATTATAATATCAATGAATTGAAAGAACACAAGAATAAGTCTAATGGTTATAAAGATGAGGctgataaaaatacaaaagcaatcaaaaaaaataaggaattatttgaaaaatataaacaagaTGTAACTGTgcttttaaataaatattctgCATTagcattaaaaaataaatttgataaaacaaaaacagATTCAGAACAAATCataaaggaaataaaagagacacacaaaaattgtatatcGCAATCAGGCAAATCtgaacaaaaaatgaatgaaataaaaaacgaaCAATTTCATATTGAAGATGAAGTCGCTAACAATGATAAATCTAATAAAGCAATAACagatattaaaatatcCGTAGAGCCATTCGAAACAAAattcttaaaaataaatgatataagaaaaaaatcaGATGGTTGTTTAAAAGAGACCGAAAATATAGAGAAACAAATATCAAATTTATCTATAGATAGTCAAGAAACAAAACTAAAAGAGAACGGggataaattaaataccCTTGAGAAACTTTTCGAATCTCTCAAaaaccaaaaaaaaaatattgaagaccaaaaaaaagaattagaTGAAGTTAATTccaaaattgaaaaaatagaaagCGATGTAAACcagcataaaaaaaattacgaGATTGGAAttgtagaaaaaataaatgaaatcaccaaagaaaataaaaaccaAATTGAATCAACAaaagaattaataaaacCAACAATAGAGAATCTAATATCTTCTTTTAACACTAATGATTTAGAAGGTATTGACACTAATGAAAActtggaaaaatataataaagaaatgaataacatatatgaagaatatattaaatcatACAATCTAATAACAGATTATTTAGAAACGGTTTCAAAAGAATCCATAACATAtaatcaaattaaaaatacacGAATCACCGCACAAAGTGAActcttaaaaaatatagaaaatgtaaataaagcCAAATCCTATTTAGATTATATAAAAGGAAATGAATTTGATAGAATAGtcacatattttaaaaacaaattaaatacaGTGAATGATAAGTTTAAAAAcgaatatttaaaagttAACGAAGGgtttgataatatttcaaaCTCTATTAATAATGTTAAAAATTCAACTGATGAAAATTCATTATTAGATATACTAAACCaaacaaaagaaatatatgcaaatattgtcagtaaaaaatattatagttataaatatgaggcagaaaacatatttagaaatatttctaaattagcaaattctttaaatattcaaataaaaaacagcTCTGGGATAGATTTACTTGAAAACATTAATATAGCTATATTACCTTACTTGGATTCCCAAAAAGAAGATACGCTAACCTTTATTCCATCTCCCCAAAACATATCAGAAacatatacaaaaataaacgATTCTTACAATATTCTTcttgatatattaaaaaaaagtcaAGAATTGCATAAAAAAGAACAACAAGCATTAAACCTTATACTCGAAAACCGACgtttatatgaaaaagtCCAAGCAACCAATGAGTTAAAAGACACATTAagtgatttaaaaaataaaaaagaacaaatattaaatgaagTTAAACTACTTTTGCATAAATCTAACgaattaaacaaattatcaTGTAACTCTCAAAATTATGATACCATTTTAGAATCGTCAAAGTATGATCAAATCAAAGAAAAAAGcaataattataaacaggaaaaagaaaaacttGGGATAGATTTTGATGTAACAGCTATGgaagaaaaatttaataatgatattaaagatatagaagagttagaaaataattacaatTCTTCAGAGGAAAATAGTTACAATTCTTCAGaggaaaataattacaatTCTTTAGAGGAAAATAATTACGATTCTTCAgaggaaaataataatattttacaatctaaaaaaaaactaaaagAACTAACTAACGCATTTAATactgaaataaaaaaaattgaggataaaataatagaaaaaaatgatttaattaataaattaatagaaATGAGAAAGGAATGCCTACTTTTTACATATACAACATTAGTTGAGACTCttaaaatcaaaataactGATTACTCAGAATTTATAACATCTGCAACGAAATTTTCAAaagaatttttaaaatacatTGATGATACTTCCAATACTTTAAATGATGACATAGACGCAttgcaaataaaatataatttaaatcaaacaaacaaatatgtaaaaagtATGTTTGCAGATGCAactaatgataataataatttaatagaAAAGGAAAAGGAAGCAACTAAGACAATCAACAATTTGACCGACCTATTTACAATagattcaaataatatcgATGCCGATACATTacacaataataaaatacaaatgcTTTATTTCAATTCTGAACTTCATAAATCAATTGAATCCATAAAACaactttataaaaaaatgcatgtctttaaattattaaatataggtcacattaatgaaaaatattttgatatatccaaacaatttgataatattttacagCTGCAGGAAAATCAATTAAcagaaaatttaaatagtttaaagaaaattgGTCAAAACATTTCTGATAAAAAAGATCAATTCCTTCATGCACTAAGTGAAACTCCAATTCCCAACTTCAATACACTTAAAGAGATATATCATGATATTGTTAATTATGAAAGTCATAtagatgaaataaaaaatattagtaATAAAGAAAACGAAAATATAATCTTATATATAGACACAATTACCAAATTAAAGGAAAAAGTCCAAAgcattttaaattttgttacaacttatgaaaatgataataatataatcaaACAACATATCCAAGACAATGATGAAGATAATGtatcaaaaattaaagaaactTTAAAAACCACAATTCAATCATTTCAGGAAAttctaaataaaatagatgAAACCAAAGCTCAATTTTATggtaataacaatataaataatattatatctaCCATATCACAAAATGTAAATGATGTTAAAAAACATCTTTCTAAGGATTTAACTATAGAAAACGAACTTATCCAAATACAAAAGAGTTTAGaagatattaaaaattctaCTTATGAAATCAGAAGCGAACAAATAACCAAATATATCAATACTATAAACAATTATGTTGAGCAACAAACTAAACACATCCAAAATAATCCAAATAAAGACGAAATAGACgatataatacaaaaaatcgtcaattataataaagaatcagaaataaaattaccCACCATtatagataataaaaataacgtTACATCAATAATTTCTCATATTAACAAAGTAAttgatttaataaaatcggaatataataacaataataatgtatCATATAATGTTGCCAAAAAACATGAAGAAGATGCCAATATCATAATTCGTGATTTAGATACGAGTCAAAACATggttaataatttaatacagaaaaattttaaaattataaacgatttaaaaaatagaaaacaGGAGATGGAAAATCGTAATAATTTACATGCTATTAATAGGCAACAAGAAATAACGCAAACAGAACATATTAACAATACATATCATCCTCATATTAATCATacaaacaatataaataaaaatcacCAATACTCAAGCTCAGATAGAAAAAACTCTTCCAAAACAAAAGATACAGAAAATTCGGTTAGATATGCCGGAGCAATTACACTAGGTTTAGTAGCATACTATGTAATTATAAgaacaaaagaaaaaaaggatAAAGATGAAATGGAATTCGATAAATCTACAAGTTtttatgatgaaaatgaaaatgaccTTTTTAAAAGAGATGATGAaattatagaaatatatatgaatgaagatttatgatttaattaaaaaccatttgtttataaaagttaatattataaggAATTTACAACTACAAATAACAAAAagtattttatatgaatatttacCATATTAATGCAACAATTCtatgtttaaaatattttttgtattacgCATACAAATGCTAATTGTTgaatgttatatatttaaacacatttataaaattgtaatttATAATACCAAATTAATACATCAATGGGTATTATAATTacatacaaaataaaatcacataaaaaatttcccattatgttttaaatatttgcaattttacatttttttttgtttttgttttttttgtttcaatccttattatataaatatttgttttgcatataaaaacatattttataattcaCACTAATTTACATAACAAAATGGGTATCAATACTATTAAGGATacatcatttttatcaactTAAGAATTAAATTGCAAACATTTTGTTTAGTAAatttgaaattaaaaataataaaaaataataaaaaatatcacaTAAAACAggatttattataaattttatgatgaatttgtaatattattattgtagTTGTGCAATTGCAACCATAATAAGCAATTTAACCTCAAATTAGTCTCTTTTAATGCTTAAAATGTAAAGACATGCTTTATACCAAAactaatgaaaaaaacacCAAAACTAttacttttatataatcTTATTATAATGTATTTCTCCCCTAATCGCTTATTCATTGACATATGTATCCACAAATATCATCATATtcaaatcatatatatcaaattttatattaaagttaatatattttttataatcattCCTCTTTGCATTTTAAATGGTAGTTTTGCTATC from Plasmodium berghei ANKA genome assembly, chromosome: 8 harbors:
- a CDS encoding reticulocyte binding protein, putative: MSLNNHESNNNELITYFNDLKANLGKNKENMLYKQFNEKEKAVDDIKKKNVDINKIVSNIEITIYTSIYNINEETENEIGKNIELLNTQVLEKVKANVTNLNEIKEKLKNYDFHDFGKEENIKYPDEINKIKNDIDTLDQKIDKSIETLTEIKKNSESHVDEIKGQIDKLKKVTNKTIYNEDPKEIEKKIENIVAKIDKKKNIYKAINKLLNEISEIENDKTSLEKLKDINLSYGQSLGNLFLEQIDEERKKAEHTIKAMEAYIDDLDNIKKESQKIEKEMKIKMGINKEMEALKISHDDDKNYHTISKNHEKSISDIHKNSLKIIQEFSKESNIDDIKKELQKNVLESQNNNTDINQYLRKVENIYNILKLNKIKKIIDKVKEYTNEIDKNNKSINNELSNSEKIIKKIEENSSLKECQSKIESTIDDKDIDGCIKNITDLKTYILNEENNINTYFKNAEEYNKNVLLNFNNIEMADTKSQYILNIKKNNGTNSNDYNINELKEHKNKSNGYKDEADKNTKAIKKNKELFEKYKQDVTVLLNKYSALALKNKFDKTKTDSEQIIKEIKETHKNCISQSGKSEQKMNEIKNEQFHIEDEVANNDKSNKAITDIKISVEPFETKFLKINDIRKKSDGCLKETENIEKQISNLSIDSQETKLKENGDKLNTLEKLFESLKNQKKNIEDQKKELDEVNSKIEKIESDVNQHKKNYEIGIVEKINEITKENKNQIESTKELIKPTIENLISSFNTNDLEGIDTNENLEKYNKEMNNIYEEYIKSYNLITDYLETVSKESITYNQIKNTRITAQSELLKNIENVNKAKSYLDYIKGNEFDRIVTYFKNKLNTVNDKFKNEYLKVNEGFDNISNSINNVKNSTDENSLLDILNQTKEIYANIVSKKYYSYKYEAENIFRNISKLANSLNIQIKNSSGIDLLENINIAILPYLDSQKEDTLTFIPSPQNISETYTKINDSYNILLDILKKSQELHKKEQQALNLILENRRLYEKVQATNELKDTLSDLKNKKEQILNEVKLLLHKSNELNKLSCNSQNYDTILESSKYDQIKEKSNNYKQEKEKLGIDFDVTAMEEKFNNDIKDIEELENNYNSSEENSYNSSEENNYNSLEENNYDSSEENNNILQSKKKLKELTNAFNTEIKKIEDKIIEKNDLINKLIEMRKECLLFTYTTLVETLKIKITDYSEFITSATKFSKEFLKYIDDTSNTLNDDIDALQIKYNLNQTNKYVKSMFADATNDNNNLIEKEKEATKTINNLTDLFTIDSNNIDADTLHNNKIQMLYFNSELHKSIESIKQLYKKMHVFKLLNIGHINEKYFDISKQFDNILQLQENQLTENLNSLKKIGQNISDKKDQFLHALSETPIPNFNTLKEIYHDIVNYESHIDEIKNISNKENENIILYIDTITKLKEKVQSILNFVTTYENDNNIIKQHIQDNDEDNVSKIKETLKTTIQSFQEILNKIDETKAQFYGNNNINNIISTISQNVNDVKKHLSKDLTIENELIQIQKSLEDIKNSTYEIRSEQITKYINTINNYVEQQTKHIQNNPNKDEIDDIIQKIVNYNKESEIKLPTIIDNKNNVTSIISHINKVIDLIKSEYNNNNNVSYNVAKKHEEDANIIIRDLDTSQNMVNNLIQKNFKIINDLKNRKQEMENRNNLHAINRQQEITQTEHINNTYHPHINHTNNINKNHQYSSSDRKNSSKTKDTENSVRYAGAITLGLVAYYVIIRTKEKKDKDEMEFDKSTSFYDENENDLFKRDDEIIEIYMNEDL